In the genome of Sphaeramia orbicularis chromosome 13, fSphaOr1.1, whole genome shotgun sequence, one region contains:
- the mmp23bb gene encoding matrix metallopeptidase 23bb has protein sequence MDPVPPLLVLMLMMMMVMKTIGGRETQTHGERSVYGRSKRYAINPLGHKWTHHNITYRITKFPNTLNVDDTRKAISIAFTKWSDVSPLTFTEVTDANATADITIGFYTFNHTDCWWSPLHPCFDGLNGELAHAFLPPRGEIHFDNHEFWILGKSRFSWKQGVWLNDLVQVAAHEIGHALGLWHSRDPQALMHPNATYTGQRNIAQDDVWGIQRLYGCLDKKRVCDPWARLGFCERRKTFMKKNCPQRCDLCYEPLEAVTTPTPPPANVKIKMVPRGKVVGFRCGTKNPRSPPKVSWYKDGEQILTSIPGYIIMKDRDLRIVANEFNEGIYTCRIHRRGDIVSANSWAIRLKPEQPSNS, from the exons ATGGACCCTGTTCCGCCGCTGCTGGTGctgatgctgatgatgatgatggtgatgaag ACGATCGGCGGCAGAGAAACGCAGACGCACGGCGAGCGCTCGGTTTACGGACGAAGCAAACGATATGCCATCAACCCCCTGGGACACAAGTGGACGCATCACAACATCACCTACAG AATCACCAAGTTTCCCAACACCCTGAACGTTGATGACACCAGGAAGGCCATCAGCATCGCCTTCACCAAGTGGAGCGACGTTTCACCGCTGACCTTCACCGAGGTTACGGACGCCAACGCCACCGCAGACATCACCATCG GTTTCTACACCTTCAATCACACCGACTGCTGGTGGTCTCCTCTCCACCCCTGTTTCGATGGTCTGAATGGAGAACTTGCTCACGCCTTCCTGCCTCCACGAGGGGAAATCCACTTTGACAATCACGAGTTCTGGATCCTTGGGAAGTCCAGGTTCAGCTGGAAACAAG GGGTGTGGCTGAACGACCTGGTCCAGGTGGCGGCTCATGAGATCGGTCACGCTCTGGGTCTGTGGCATTCCAGAGATCCACAGGCCCTGATGCACCCGAACGCCACGTACACCGGCCAGAGGAACATCGCCCAGGATGACGTATGGGGCATCCAGAGGCTCTACG GATGTCTGGATAAGAAGCGGGTCTGCGATCCCTGGGCTCGACTGGGATTCTGTGAACGGAGGAAGACGTTCATGAAGAAGAACTGTCCTCAGCGCTGTGACCTCTGCTACG AGCCTCTGGAAGCCGTTACCACGCCGACGCCGCCTCCGGCCAACGTCAAGATCAAGATGGTTCCCCGGGGGAAGGTGGTGGGTTTCCGCTGTGGAACCAAAAACCCCCGGTCACCGCCAAAAGTCAG CTGGTACAAGGACGGAGAACAGATCCTGACCTCCATCCCCGGGTACATCATCATGAAGGACCGAGACCTCCGCATCGTCGCCAACGAGTTCAACGAGGGCATCTACACCTGCCGCATCCATCGCCGTGGTGACATTGTGTCTGCCAACTCTTGGGCCATCCGACTAAAGCCAGAGCAGCCATCCAATAGCTGA